A region from the Leishmania panamensis strain MHOM/PA/94/PSC-1 chromosome 20 sequence genome encodes:
- a CDS encoding hypothetical protein (TriTrypDB/GeneDB-style sysID: LpmP.20.3360) — MFSMTKFILATAITVAAVAFPGAAMEFAMAETTTMTAAPVPVNRGVNMAPVALVLGVSMMVALIYALRKVLPKIRSGELSFSKIDFDWRAELLNQTPKKVRGEKEVSDADMV, encoded by the coding sequence ATGTTTTCTATGACCAAGTTCATTCTGGCGACCGCGATCACTGTGGCCGCGGTGGCCTTCCCTGGGGCTGCGATGGAGTTCGCTATGGCTGAAACGACAACAATGACCGCCGCACCTGTCCCTGTCAACCGTGGTGTGAACATGGCCCCAGTGGCGCTGGTCCTCGGCGTGTCGATGATGGTGGCGCTGATCTACGCTTTGCGGAAGGTCCTCCCAAAGATCCGCAGTGGAGAGCTCTCGTTCTCGAAGATCGATTTTGACTGGCGTGCGGAGTTGCTGAACCAGACGCCCAAGAAGGTGCGCGGTGAGAAGGAGGTCTCGGATGCTGACATGGTGTAG
- a CDS encoding 60S ribosomal protein L21, putative (TriTrypDB/GeneDB-style sysID: LpmP.20.3370) → MVHSYGYKSGTRHLFAKKFRKHGVPSVSTILTNIKVGDYVDVVADSAVREGMPHKYYHGRTGIVWNVTPRGVGVIINKPVRTRTLRKRICVRFEHVRKSRCQEAFKAKEHQFQAHLAAKKAGKALPPLKRSSRLGGIVRPKNVEVLARRVADYEAMVPY, encoded by the coding sequence ATGGTTCACTCGTACGGCTATAAGTCCGGCACCCGCCACCTCTTCGCCAAGAAGTTTCGCAAGCACGGCGTCCCGTCCGTGTCGACGATTCTGACGAACATCAAGGTCGGTGACTACGTCGATGTCGTAGCGGATTCTGCGGTGCGCGAGGGCATGCCGCACAAGTACTACCACGGCCGCACCGGTATTGTGTGGAACGTGACCCCCCGCGGCGTTGGCGTGATTATCAACAAGCCGGTCCGCACGCGCACCCTGCGCAAGCGCATCTGCGTCCGCTTCGAGCACGTCCGCAAGTCTCGCTGCCAGGAGGCGTTCAAGGCGAAGGAGCACCAGTTCCAGGCCCACCTCGCTGCCAAGAAGGCCGGCAAGGCGCTGCCTCCGCTCAAGAGGAGCTCCCGCCTGGGAGGCATTGTGCGCCCCAAGAACGTGGAGGTGCTCGcccgccgcgtcgccgacTACGAGGCGATGGTGCCGTACTAA